A genomic segment from Acidobacteriota bacterium encodes:
- a CDS encoding glycosyltransferase family 2 protein codes for MNEIDVVIPAHNAEPFLAEAVRSALRQTLAPKRVIVVDDGSTDRTAEVAASFGERVILVRHERCRGLPAARNSGIRAGDAPLVALLDADDAWLERHLERAAAEFARHPHIGLCYAQVVDCDENLRPISTRKFRRREAEDVFDELYMSAFPIPPSAAVLRREALERCGMFDERLLKAQDFECWLRIAMLYPISCIDEPLCLRRNHARSITQGSDPERVLHYDALCFKACEEAAARLGRRLPIPAERRIVIGRRRRMREALAGGDLEAARVFRETLRREGALRAADRVRFAAGAALVLARRAVRRFR; via the coding sequence ATGAACGAGATCGACGTCGTCATCCCGGCCCACAACGCAGAGCCTTTCCTGGCGGAAGCGGTGCGATCGGCTCTCCGGCAGACTCTCGCTCCGAAACGGGTGATCGTCGTGGATGACGGATCGACCGACCGCACCGCGGAGGTCGCCGCATCGTTCGGCGAGCGCGTGATCCTGGTCCGGCACGAGAGGTGCCGAGGGCTGCCGGCAGCCCGCAACTCGGGCATCCGCGCCGGTGATGCGCCGCTGGTGGCGCTGCTCGACGCCGATGACGCCTGGCTCGAACGGCACCTGGAGAGGGCCGCTGCCGAGTTCGCCCGGCATCCCCACATCGGCCTCTGCTACGCGCAGGTCGTCGACTGCGACGAGAACCTGCGGCCGATTTCGACCCGGAAATTCCGCCGCCGCGAAGCCGAGGACGTGTTCGATGAGCTCTACATGAGCGCGTTTCCGATCCCCCCGAGCGCGGCGGTCCTCCGGCGGGAGGCCCTCGAACGCTGCGGGATGTTCGACGAGCGGCTGCTCAAAGCGCAGGACTTCGAATGCTGGCTGCGGATCGCCATGCTCTATCCGATCTCCTGCATCGACGAACCGCTCTGCCTGAGGCGGAACCACGCCCGGTCGATCACGCAGGGAAGCGATCCGGAGCGGGTGCTCCACTACGACGCGCTCTGCTTCAAGGCCTGCGAGGAAGCCGCAGCCCGGCTCGGACGGCGGCTCCCCATCCCGGCGGAGCGCCGGATCGTCATCGGCCGCCGGCGCCGGATGCGCGAGGCCCTCGCCGGAGGCGACCTCGAGGCGGCTCGGGTCTTCCGCGAGACTCTCCGGCGGGAAGGCGCGCTCCGCGCGGCCGACCGGGTCCGGTTCGCGGCGGGAGCGGCCCTCGTGCTCGCCCGGCGGGCCGTGCGCCGGTTTCGCTGA
- a CDS encoding right-handed parallel beta-helix repeat-containing protein, with amino-acid sequence MGGPLDSGDRTARTERVNRTRIESFRRALRLDRRRFLAGTAVTIAAAIAPVAGQTPVSGPAVLDQPGETYVVTADFTAPGTAFVIAADDITLDLNGHTVVFGDAPVVRVPNAGFEQGSGATPAEWDLSAAPGARRTARQWYWENWELHVDMTASSVQTLRSAPVTLPGDQTYIAFGWVRGTSSDSATLRVRRTSDGAVVAESSRTGINRGFALEARFKPAAATEVYVELELHGSSEMWCDEIDIKPAFQYGVASYDWQDPDLFPDLPPGQVKHGARLTIKNGVLRQGRAQAVRSAAVKSKGPDLTITGVTLETNSINSNTLDYYWGGGLTIENSTITATSLGVFNRMSPVALVNATRTKGDVVIRNSTIEGGAQQGIALYRRYAESGSGSRILIENNTIKNHEKVTNGYGIGMTGCRNFTIRNNVIAPVFGRGLLIDTAGTDGTNSDGEIYGNTISVKEKANHEFGPESLQVAGIRLRTYPPKGNFRIHIHDNEITAYTDESLVSQANGITATLRSSGEDVVIENNVIRSQVVGAGRTGQALLFEETLAVSNTVARNNVLEGNHTIVRFGDFDGKSTSGILLDGNTLRRGTPARADFRSVRIGYWNGTESGLELRDTSYESGADVDDMEFIGSGTKDVTVSWYLTVRVTDGSGAPLGGAQVTVTDASGGTTTGTTGSDGTWTTALPEYRRAGASGADRTEYNPYTVTVRYGSASSTQNVTLDRSQAVDFVFEDTGGNAPPSPVRNNRRGDVETP; translated from the coding sequence GTGGGCGGACCCCTGGATTCCGGCGACCGAACGGCGAGGACCGAGAGGGTGAATCGGACGAGGATCGAGTCCTTCCGGCGCGCGTTGCGTCTCGATCGCCGGCGGTTCCTGGCCGGCACCGCCGTCACGATCGCGGCGGCGATCGCACCCGTGGCGGGTCAGACGCCGGTGAGCGGGCCGGCGGTCCTCGACCAGCCCGGCGAAACCTACGTCGTCACCGCCGATTTCACCGCCCCGGGCACGGCGTTCGTCATCGCGGCCGACGACATCACCCTCGACCTCAACGGCCACACCGTCGTGTTCGGCGACGCTCCCGTGGTCCGCGTCCCGAACGCGGGCTTCGAGCAAGGCAGCGGCGCGACGCCGGCCGAGTGGGACCTGAGCGCGGCCCCGGGAGCGCGGCGCACCGCCCGCCAGTGGTACTGGGAGAACTGGGAACTCCATGTGGACATGACGGCGTCGTCCGTCCAGACGCTGCGGTCGGCGCCGGTCACCCTGCCGGGCGACCAGACCTACATCGCCTTCGGTTGGGTCCGCGGAACGAGCAGCGACAGCGCCACGCTCCGGGTGCGGCGCACGTCGGACGGGGCCGTCGTCGCGGAGAGCAGCCGCACCGGCATCAACAGGGGCTTCGCCCTCGAGGCGCGCTTCAAACCTGCGGCGGCGACCGAGGTCTACGTGGAGCTGGAACTGCACGGCTCGTCGGAGATGTGGTGCGACGAGATCGACATCAAGCCGGCGTTCCAGTACGGGGTGGCCAGCTACGATTGGCAGGATCCCGACCTGTTCCCCGACCTGCCGCCGGGCCAGGTGAAGCACGGAGCGAGACTCACGATCAAGAACGGCGTGCTGCGGCAGGGCCGCGCTCAGGCCGTCCGCTCGGCGGCGGTGAAGTCCAAGGGGCCCGACCTGACCATCACGGGTGTGACCCTCGAGACGAACTCCATCAACTCGAACACGCTCGATTACTACTGGGGCGGCGGACTCACGATCGAAAACTCCACGATCACCGCGACATCGCTCGGGGTGTTCAACCGCATGTCGCCGGTGGCCCTCGTGAACGCCACCCGCACCAAGGGCGACGTCGTTATCCGCAACAGCACGATCGAGGGCGGCGCCCAGCAGGGAATCGCGCTCTACCGCCGGTATGCGGAGAGCGGCTCCGGGTCGCGGATCTTGATCGAAAACAACACGATCAAGAACCACGAGAAAGTGACCAACGGGTACGGGATCGGGATGACGGGATGCCGGAACTTCACCATTCGCAACAACGTCATCGCCCCCGTCTTCGGCAGAGGCCTCCTGATCGACACGGCCGGCACCGACGGTACCAACAGCGACGGTGAGATCTACGGCAACACGATCAGCGTCAAGGAGAAAGCCAATCACGAGTTCGGCCCCGAGTCGCTGCAGGTGGCCGGCATCCGGCTGCGGACCTACCCGCCGAAGGGCAACTTCCGGATCCACATCCACGACAACGAGATCACCGCGTACACGGACGAATCGCTCGTCTCCCAGGCCAACGGCATCACCGCGACGCTGCGGTCCTCCGGGGAGGACGTGGTCATCGAGAACAACGTCATCCGCTCCCAGGTGGTCGGCGCCGGCCGGACCGGACAGGCGTTGCTGTTCGAGGAGACGCTGGCCGTTTCGAACACCGTGGCCCGCAACAATGTTCTCGAGGGCAATCACACGATCGTCCGGTTCGGGGACTTCGACGGCAAGTCGACCAGCGGAATCCTCCTCGACGGCAACACTCTCCGCCGCGGAACCCCTGCGCGAGCGGACTTCCGGAGCGTGCGCATCGGTTACTGGAACGGCACCGAGAGCGGCCTGGAGCTGCGCGACACGTCCTACGAATCGGGCGCCGACGTCGACGACATGGAGTTCATCGGCTCCGGAACCAAGGACGTGACCGTGAGCTGGTATCTGACCGTGAGGGTGACCGATGGGAGCGGAGCGCCCCTCGGCGGGGCCCAGGTGACGGTCACGGACGCCAGCGGCGGCACGACCACCGGAACGACCGGCTCCGACGGGACCTGGACCACGGCTCTTCCGGAATACCGGCGGGCCGGGGCCTCCGGCGCCGACCGAACCGAGTACAATCCTTACACCGTCACGGTCCGGTACGGCTCGGCATCGTCGACGCAGAACGTGACTCTCGACCGCAGTCAAGCCGTCGATTTCGTCTTCGAAGACACCGGAGGCAACGCGCCTCCCAGCCCCGTGCGCAATAACCGGCGAGGGGACGTCGAGACGCCCTGA
- a CDS encoding phenylacetate--CoA ligase family protein yields the protein MTTPQPKGRIAAAVVRGIVAPLWARWESSPYLRVARELAGREAEGLESRLARQWERLREIVAHAYRETPFYRRRFDEIGFAPEDLREWDDLRRLPVLRKSDIQRSAAELRARTIPDERTEPRKTSGSTGSPLRLVVDIPSSQWKRGVTLYRDGWTGWRLGEWRAALWGNPEHLAHWRGRLRNRLLERMIFLDTLKMDSAEVAAFASRVRKIAPTLLFGHAHSLYLLAREWRNAGWPTFRPRAVLSTAMVLHEHERRLIGEVFECPVFDRYGCEEVSLIASECEAHSGLHVNTDTLVVEVVDADGRPAGPGVPGRVLVTDLTNRAMPVIRYEVGDMAVPAAGSCPCGRSYPLLSRIAGRVADYLVTPEGELISGISLTENFANMVPGIEQMQIVQDRRDHLRIRVVPAPSFGEGSVSTIAELVRRRFGDRMRFDLEKVGRIAPTPGGKYRFTIREIPLDDA from the coding sequence ATGACGACTCCTCAGCCGAAAGGCCGCATCGCCGCCGCCGTGGTCAGGGGAATCGTCGCCCCCCTGTGGGCGCGTTGGGAATCCTCGCCGTACCTCCGGGTGGCCCGCGAACTGGCCGGTCGCGAAGCGGAGGGCCTGGAATCCCGGCTCGCGCGGCAGTGGGAGCGGTTGAGGGAGATCGTCGCCCACGCCTACCGGGAAACCCCGTTCTATCGCCGCCGCTTCGACGAGATCGGCTTCGCCCCCGAGGACCTGCGGGAGTGGGACGACCTGCGCCGGCTCCCGGTGCTCCGCAAGTCGGACATCCAGCGTTCCGCGGCGGAGCTGCGGGCCAGGACCATCCCCGACGAGCGTACCGAGCCGAGGAAGACCTCGGGCTCGACCGGCTCGCCGCTCCGGTTGGTGGTCGACATCCCCTCGTCGCAGTGGAAACGGGGCGTGACCCTCTATCGGGACGGCTGGACCGGGTGGCGCCTCGGGGAGTGGCGTGCGGCGCTGTGGGGCAATCCCGAACATCTGGCCCATTGGCGCGGGCGTCTTCGCAACCGCCTGCTCGAGAGGATGATCTTTCTCGACACTCTCAAGATGGACTCCGCCGAGGTCGCTGCCTTCGCTTCCCGCGTGCGAAAGATCGCTCCGACGCTCCTCTTCGGACACGCCCACAGCCTGTACCTGCTGGCGCGCGAATGGCGGAACGCGGGCTGGCCGACCTTCCGCCCGCGAGCCGTCCTCAGCACCGCCATGGTTCTCCACGAACACGAGCGGCGGCTCATCGGTGAGGTCTTCGAGTGCCCCGTCTTCGACCGCTACGGCTGTGAGGAGGTCAGCCTGATCGCGAGCGAATGCGAGGCCCACAGCGGCTTGCACGTGAACACCGACACCCTGGTCGTGGAGGTCGTCGACGCCGACGGGCGGCCGGCGGGGCCCGGCGTTCCCGGGAGGGTCCTCGTGACCGACCTGACCAATCGCGCCATGCCGGTGATCCGGTACGAAGTCGGGGACATGGCGGTCCCGGCGGCAGGATCTTGCCCCTGCGGCCGGAGCTATCCGCTCCTCTCCCGCATCGCTGGCCGCGTGGCCGACTACCTTGTCACGCCCGAAGGCGAACTGATCTCCGGGATCTCCCTCACGGAGAACTTCGCCAACATGGTGCCCGGGATCGAGCAGATGCAGATCGTGCAAGACCGGCGGGATCACCTCCGGATCCGGGTGGTCCCGGCGCCGTCGTTCGGCGAAGGGTCGGTCTCGACGATCGCCGAGTTGGTGCGGCGGCGGTTCGGAGATCGCATGCGTTTCGACCTCGAGAAGGTCGGACGGATCGCGCCCACCCCCGGCGGCAAGTATCGCTTCACCATCCGGGAGATTCCTCTCGACGATGCCTGA
- a CDS encoding UDP-N-acetylglucosamine 2-epimerase (non-hydrolyzing), with the protein MLPGGPRPDSGGWALSKGPASPRPDVILLAGTRPEVIKLAPVLWSLRRLSRSVRASFVLTGQHHDLVAPLLGPLGITPEADLGVMTEGQRPTEVLSAILAGLAPLLRSRRPSLLVVQGDTTSAFAGAVAGYYERIPVAHVEAGLRSGNDDHPFPEEMQRSLITRLATIHFAPTAGNAERLVAEGVPREAVLVTGNPVVSALDAVLERFPPSPAVQDLVAEAEGRKLLLVTTHRRESFGRVMRERLACLREFVDRHPDVVLILPVHPNPEVRRAVREALAGAPRCRTIDPVPYPDFLHLARHAWLIVSDSGGIQEEAPSLGVPLLVIREHTERPEAVSSGHARLIGGGTEPLRRALESAHAEGWRPEPAPGANPFGRPDSAEAIARAIVRFLETGTLGEAGR; encoded by the coding sequence ATATTGCCGGGGGGGCCGCGGCCCGATTCCGGAGGGTGGGCGTTGTCGAAGGGGCCGGCGTCACCGAGACCGGACGTGATCCTGCTGGCCGGGACGCGCCCGGAAGTGATCAAGCTCGCTCCGGTGCTGTGGTCGCTGCGGCGGCTGTCTCGCTCCGTTCGAGCCTCCTTCGTCCTCACCGGCCAGCATCACGACCTCGTCGCCCCCCTGCTCGGGCCGCTCGGGATCACCCCGGAAGCGGACCTCGGGGTCATGACGGAGGGCCAGCGGCCCACCGAGGTGCTGTCCGCGATCCTGGCCGGCCTGGCCCCCCTGCTCCGGAGCCGCCGCCCCTCGCTCCTCGTCGTGCAGGGAGACACCACCTCGGCCTTCGCCGGCGCGGTGGCCGGCTACTACGAGAGGATCCCGGTGGCCCATGTCGAGGCGGGGCTGCGGTCGGGGAACGACGACCACCCGTTCCCGGAGGAGATGCAGCGTTCCCTCATCACGCGGCTGGCGACGATTCACTTCGCTCCGACCGCCGGGAACGCCGAGAGGCTCGTCGCGGAGGGGGTGCCGCGCGAGGCGGTGCTGGTCACCGGCAATCCGGTCGTCTCCGCGCTCGACGCGGTGCTCGAGCGCTTTCCACCGTCGCCGGCGGTCCAGGACCTGGTCGCGGAGGCGGAGGGGCGCAAACTCCTTCTCGTCACCACCCACCGGCGGGAGAGCTTCGGCCGCGTGATGCGGGAGCGACTGGCCTGCCTGCGGGAGTTCGTGGACCGGCACCCGGACGTCGTCCTGATCCTGCCGGTGCACCCGAACCCCGAGGTCCGGCGCGCGGTGCGGGAAGCGCTAGCCGGAGCCCCGCGGTGCCGGACCATCGATCCGGTGCCGTATCCCGATTTCCTGCACCTCGCGAGGCACGCCTGGCTCATCGTCAGCGACTCGGGAGGGATCCAGGAAGAGGCGCCGTCGTTGGGCGTGCCTCTCCTGGTGATCCGGGAACACACGGAAAGACCGGAAGCCGTCAGCAGCGGTCACGCGAGGCTCATCGGCGGCGGCACCGAGCCGCTGCGCCGGGCGCTGGAGTCGGCCCATGCGGAAGGCTGGCGGCCGGAGCCGGCGCCGGGGGCGAATCCCTTCGGCCGGCCGGACAGCGCCGAGGCGATCGCCCGTGCTATCGTCCGGTTCCTCGAAACGGGAACCCTCGGGGAAGCGGGGCGATGA